The following are encoded together in the Culex pipiens pallens isolate TS chromosome 1, TS_CPP_V2, whole genome shotgun sequence genome:
- the LOC120414194 gene encoding uncharacterized protein LOC120414194, translated as METRKNTLKILFATGAKVPSYLEVLKFMSTGVKIPATDVHSVYKDENDQKFYIKFMDENSYNRFCNSVEDQYWFRFDDGSRSPVQLELASRQFKYIRLFNLPPETEEKEIAMALSKFGKIRQHVREKYPQDLGYHVFSGIRGVYMEVEKEIPANMYIAHFRARVYYDGLKNRCFFCKAEGHMKVECPKLASLRVNAETGGQRSYSSVTANLAIANSSTIEPDNTLTMTTLPLTSPPARPKMPMQPQEGDGASSAKISTPANNPFVTLTPAEVPMETPVPRPEETTNNQASAATTTETPNKPVDATATVATPKETSAAEAERSGHDGMIIDDEQLMVDEAIKGTAEGEGKLELKKRPIETSLSLGSNDSDLGQGKGSNSKKKRGAQGQGKGKGKGRGK; from the exons ATGGAGACTCGAAAGAACACGCTGAAGATCCTGTTTGCGACCGGTGCCAAGGTGCCGTCCTACCTCGAGGTCTTGAAATTCATGTCGACCGGTGTAAAGATACCAGCCACTGACGTACATTCGGTGTACAAAGATGAAAACGACCAGAAATTCTACATCAAGTTTATGGACGAGAACAGCTACAACAGGTTCTGCAACTCGGTAGAGGATCAGTATTGGTTCCGGTTCGATGACGGGTCAAGGTCTCCGGTGCAACTGGAGTTGGCCAGCAGGCAGTTCAAATACATCCGGCTTTTCAACCTGCCACCGGAGACGGAGGAAAAGGAAATCGCTATGGCGCTGAGTAAGTTCGGGAAGATTCGGCAACACGTACGGGAGAAGTATCCTCAAGACCTGGGTTACCACGTGTTCAGCGGCATCCGTGGCGTTTACATGGAGGTCGAGAAAGAAATACCAGCCAACATGTACATCGCCCATTTCCGAGCAAGGGTATATTATGACGGATTGAAAAATCGTTGCTTCTTCTGCAAAGCTGAAGGGCACATGAAGGTCGAATGCCCTAAGCTGGCCAGTCTCAGGGTCAACGCTGAAACTGGTGGTCAGCGTTCGTACAGTAGCGTAACAGCAAATTTGGCGATCGCAAACAGCAGTACGATCGAGCCAGACAACACGCTCACCATGACAACGCTTCCGCTTACATCACCACCAGCACGACCCAAGATGCCAATGCAGCCGCAAGAGGGAGATGGCGCAAGCTCAGCGAAGATCAGTACACCAGCAAACAATCCATTTGTAACACTAACACCAGCGGAAGTTCCGATGGAGACGCCAGTACCACGACCAGAGGAGACGACGAACAACCAG GCGtcggcggcgacgacgacggagaCGCCGAATAAGCCGGTGGATGCGACGGCGACGGTAGCGACGCCGAAGGAGACATCGGCTGCTGAAGCAGAACGATCGGGACACGATGGGATGATTATCGACGACGAGCAGTTGATGGTGGACGAAGCCATCAAGGGGACAGCGGAAGGGGAGGGAAAACTGGAGTTGAAAAAGCGACCGATAGAAACGAGTTTGTCGCTCGGCAGCAATGATTCGGATCTAGGGCAAGGTAAGGGAAGCAATAGTAAGAAAAAACGTGGCGCTCAGGGCCAAGGTAAGGGCaaggggaagggaagggggaagTGA